One segment of Marvinbryantia formatexigens DSM 14469 DNA contains the following:
- a CDS encoding HigA family addiction module antitoxin produces the protein MSNYIKYKDTVAFHPGYYIKEIVDDSGLTQEDFAKRLDTTPKNLSLLIRGEQSLSVDMAMKLSRMLGTSAAYWLHLQNAYDELITEFKSDEEFVTERVVFESLDYGYFRDNFGLPDFPEGCDEQIKEVRKFLNVATLRVLTQKDMAVSFRSSAKQLTQADTIKANAMVQIATNKALKIEAPGFNKHRFENAAKYALTLTENHKEFYQLIFKAFLEAGVIFIILPNISGSQINGATKKIGNNIMLMVNDRRLSADSFWFTLFHEIGHIMNGDYGISFDKETGVQEELANKYAEDSLIPVGQYQKFRDNGQFTLQSICLFANQIDRDPGIVLGRLQKDGIISPDDQSMKSLKHKYQIKPVI, from the coding sequence ATGAGTAACTATATCAAGTATAAGGATACTGTTGCATTCCATCCTGGTTATTATATCAAAGAAATTGTAGATGACAGCGGGCTGACACAGGAAGATTTTGCAAAAAGGCTTGATACAACCCCAAAAAATCTCAGTCTTTTAATCAGGGGCGAGCAAAGCCTGTCTGTAGATATGGCTATGAAGCTTTCGCGAATGCTTGGTACGAGTGCGGCGTACTGGCTACATTTGCAGAATGCTTACGATGAATTGATTACGGAATTTAAATCGGATGAAGAATTTGTAACAGAGCGAGTAGTTTTCGAAAGTCTTGATTACGGATACTTTAGGGATAATTTCGGTTTGCCTGATTTTCCAGAAGGGTGCGACGAACAGATAAAAGAAGTAAGAAAATTTTTGAATGTAGCAACCTTGAGAGTTCTTACTCAAAAGGACATGGCGGTCAGTTTCAGAAGCTCTGCGAAGCAATTAACGCAGGCAGATACGATAAAAGCGAATGCAATGGTGCAGATTGCTACGAACAAAGCACTAAAAATAGAAGCACCCGGTTTCAATAAACACAGATTTGAGAATGCGGCAAAATATGCGCTGACTTTAACGGAAAATCATAAGGAATTTTACCAGCTCATATTTAAGGCATTTCTTGAAGCTGGTGTAATTTTTATTATTTTACCTAACATTTCCGGCTCACAGATTAATGGAGCCACGAAGAAAATTGGCAACAATATTATGCTGATGGTCAACGACAGAAGATTGAGCGCAGATTCTTTCTGGTTTACACTGTTTCATGAAATTGGACATATAATGAATGGAGATTATGGTATTTCCTTCGATAAAGAGACAGGCGTGCAGGAAGAGCTGGCGAATAAGTATGCGGAGGACAGCCTGATTCCGGTCGGGCAATATCAGAAGTTCAGAGATAACGGGCAATTTACTTTGCAGTCAATATGTCTTTTTGCAAATCAGATTGACCGCGATCCCGGAATTGTTCTGGGAAGATTACAGAAAGACGGAATTATCAGTCCGGATGACCAGAGTATGAAATCTTTGAAACACAAATATCAGATAAAACCAGTAATTTAG